The following coding sequences are from one Sciurus carolinensis chromosome 11, mSciCar1.2, whole genome shotgun sequence window:
- the LOC124960207 gene encoding olfactory receptor 4C11-like, with translation MMHQKNNVTEFILLGLTQDPLRQKMVFLIFLIFYVGTVAGNMLIIVTIKCSLSLGSPMYFFLFYLSFTDFCFSTTTAPRLIVDALSAKKLISYSECMTQIFALHLFGCMEIFVLILMAVDRYVAICKPLHYPRIMRRQVCLILIILAWIGSFIHSTAQIILALRLPFCGPNLIDHYFCDLQPLLKLACMDIYVMNLLVVSNSGAICSSSFMILMISYIVILHSLRNHSAEGRRKALSTCTSHIIVVVLFFGPCIFIYTRPPTTFPMDKMVSVFYTIGTPFLNPLIYTLRNAKVKNAMRKLWCVKTASESKR, from the coding sequence ATGATGCACCAAAAGAACAACGTGACTGAGTTCATATTGCTAGGATTGACACAGGATCCTCTGAGGCAGAAAATGGTGTTTTtaatcttcttaattttttatgttgGTACTGTAGCTGGGAACATGCTCATTATTGTGACCATCAAGTGCAGTCTATCTCTTGGGAGCCCTATGTACTTCTTCCTGTTTTATCTCTCCTTTACTGATTTCTGCTTTTCAACAACTACAGCCCCTAGACTGATTGTGGATGCTCTCTCTGCAAAGAAACTCATATCCTACAGTGAGTGCATGACACAGATCTTTGCATTGCACTTATTTGGCTGCATGGAGATCTTTGTCCTCATCCTCATGGCTGttgatcgctatgtggccatttgtaaGCCTTTGCATTACCCAAGGATCATGAGGAGGCAGGTCTGTCTCATCTTGATTATTCTTGCCTGGATAGGGTCTTTTATACATTCCACTGCTCAGATTATCCTGGCCTTGAGATTGCCCTTCTGTGGACCCAATTTGATTGACCATTATTTCTGTGATCTTCAGCCCTTGTTGAAACTCGCCTGCATGGACATTTATGTCATGAACCTGCTGGTGGTGTCTAACAGTGGGGCAATTTGCTCAAGCAGCTTCATGATTTTGATGATCTCATACATTGTCATCCTGCATTCTCTGAGAAATCACAGtgcagaagggaggagaaaagcTCTATCCACTTGCACATCTCACATCATTGTAGTGGTCTTGTTCTTTGGCCcctgtatattcatatatacacgcCCCCCAACCACCTTCCCCATGGACAAGATGGTGTCGGTGTTTTATACCATTGGAACACCCTTCCTCAACCCACTCATCTACACTCTGAGAAATGCAAAGGTGAAAAATGCAATGAGAAAACTGTGGTGTGTTAAAACTGCATCAGAAAGCAAGCGATGA